The Syngnathus typhle isolate RoL2023-S1 ecotype Sweden linkage group LG3, RoL_Styp_1.0, whole genome shotgun sequence genome window below encodes:
- the foxk1 gene encoding forkhead box protein K1 gives MAPFRFFLAAGSACCSVSPSEQVPRPQTLTLRSACESVIDPLRNNMADYRDDTGARALLALQSAPCSPVRVAVTSHVFQHQPSLAFLGPPLTQATAAGLRPACLETPLPQALARLEGRDFEFVMRQRTLTIGRNSSHGSVDINMGHSSFISRRHLQLGYDEASGFSLRCLGKNGVFVDGVFQRRGAPPLLLPRQCVFRFPSTVIKIQFASLLSHEEQREKELPSPPMRPLLPHISPLQISIPTAQQHEEHMRAFGSPLPSPTGTLSVPNSCPASPRGAGSSGYRYARSVTSDLQLAVEYAAKAVSEQRRNVADQRGATGESGGGDSPKDESKPPYSYAQLIVQAISSAPDKQLTLSGIYAHITKHYPYYRTADKGWQNSIRHNLSLNRYFLKVARSQDEPGKGSFWRVDSSSEGKLVEQAFRKRRQRGVACFRTPFGPLSSRSAPASPTHLLSPPSSGLQTPECMSREGSPVPTDHHEQLAHKLAAVPEYRYSQSAPGSPVSAQPVIMAAPPHPSATLGKALALIPGGGGQIHLVQNPTPSSVTMLRVVTGAPPNGYCATELREAQLQRELVIQSLDSAGHGADPRKVALGLHHLPVHPVTQNGKHGSTAVAVATGLATATGLAAFTSSLSSPLQILAAQASSSPPVMLSRPLSTEPAGTRDEPLAKRSKMDDSEGSAPAGAQQPVIVAVTTESYEPRK, from the exons ATGGCTCCATTCCGCTTCTTCCTCGCTGCAGGGAGTGCTTGTTGCTCTGTCAGCCCCAGCGAACAAGTGCCCCGGCCCCAAACTCTCACGTTGCGAAGTGCCTGTGAAAGTGTGATTGACCCCCTGCGAAACAACATGGCAGACTACCGGGACGACACCGGAGCTCGGGCCCTGCTCGCCTTGCAATCGGCGCCCTGCAGCCCCGTGCGAGTGGCGGTCACCTCGCACGTCTTCCAGCACCAGCCGTCGCTTGCCTTCCTCGGTCCGCCGCTGACGCAGGCCACCGCTGCTGGGTTGCGCCCCGCGTGCCTCGAAACTCCTCTCCCCCAGGCCTTGGCCAGACTCGAGGGCCGGGACTTTGAGTTTGTCATGCGCCAGAGGACGCTCACCATCGGCCGCAACTCGTCCCACGGCTCCGTGGACATCAACATGGGCCATTCGAGCTTCATCTCGCGGCGGCACCTGCAGCTCGGCTACGACGAGGCGAGCGGCTTCTCGCTGCGCTGTCTGGGCAAGAACGGCGTGTTCGTGGACGGCGTGTTCCAGCGGAGAGGAGCGCCGCCGCTGCTACTTCCCCGACA GTGCGTGTTCCGCTTTCCCAGCACCGTCATCAAGATCCAGTTTGCGTCGCTGCTTAGCCACGAGGAGCAGCGGGAGAAGGAGCTCCCCTCGCCGCCCATGCGCCCGCTTTTGCCTCACATCTCCCCGCTCCAGATCAGCATCCCCACCGCGCAGCAGCACGAAGAGCACATGAGAGCCTTCGGCTCGCCGCTGCCGTCGCCGACCGGCACCCTCAG CGTTCCCAATTCGTGCCCGGCAAGCCCTCGCGGCGCCGGGTCGTCGGGCTACCGCTACGCCCGCAGCGTGACCAGCGACCTGCAGCTGGCGGTCGAGTACGCCGCCAAGGCCGTGTCGGAGCAGAGGCGCAACGTGGCCGATCAGCGCGGCGCGACCGGAGAgtcgggcggcggcgacagcCCCAAG GACGAGTCCAAACCGCCGTACTCGTACGCTCAGCTGATCGTGCAGGCCATCTCGTCGGCGCCCGACAAGCAGCTGACGCTCAGCGGCATCTACGCTCACATCACCAAACACTACCCTTACTATCGCACCGCAGACAAGGGCTGGCAG AACTCCATCCGCCACAACCTGTCGCTGAACCGCTACTTCCTGAAAGTGGCGCGCTCGCAGGACGAGCCGGGCAAGGGCAGCTTCTGGCGCGTGGACTCCAGCTCGGAGGGCAAGCTGGTGGAGCAGGCCTTCCGCAAGCGCAGGCAGAGGGGCGTGGCCTGCTTCCGGACCCCCTTCGGACCCCTCTCGTCCCG GAGCGCCCCGGCCTCGCCCACCCACCTTCTGTCGCCTCCGTCCAGCGGGCTGCAGACCCCCGAATGCATGAGCAGGGAGGGGTCCCCCGTGCCCACGGATCACCACGAGCAGCTAGCGCACAAGCTGGCCGCCGTGCCCGAATATCGCTACTCGCAGAGCGCGCCGG GGTCTCCGGTCAGCGCTCAGCCAGTGATCATGGCGGCGCCCCCCCACCCGAGCGCCACCCTGGGCAAGGCCCTGGCCCTCATCCCCGGGGGCGGCGGCCAGATCCACCTGGTCCAGAACCCGACGCCGTCCTCCGTCACCATGCTGCGCGTGGTCACCGGCGCCCCTCCCAACGGCTACTGCGCCACCGAGCTCAGAG AGGCGCAGCTTCAGCGAGAGCTGGTGATCCAGTCGCTGGACAGCGCCGGGCACGGAGCCGACCCGCGCAAGGTGGCGCTGGGGTTGCATCATCTGCCCGTGCACCCGGTCACGCAGAACGGGAAGCACGGCAGTACCGCGGTGGCCGTGGCGACCGGCCTCGCCACGGCAACCGGCCTCGCCGCTTTCACTTCAA GTCTAAGCAGTCCTCTCCAAATTCTGGCGGCTCAGGCTTCCAGCTCACCTCCCGTGATGCTGAGTCGTCCGCTTTCCACCGAGCCGGCAGGCACGCGCGACGAACCCCTGGCCAAGCGGTCCAAGATGGACGACAGCGAGGGATCGGCACCCGCCGGCGCCCAACAGCCCGTTATCGTCGCCGTGACGACGGAAAGCTACGAGCCCAGGAAATGA
- the hapstr1b gene encoding HUWE1-associated protein modifying stress responses, with protein MEERKEEGEAEIQEHGPEHWFSKWERQCLAAAEQSEPLGDEETEQNQQKLWHLFQNSATAVAQLYKDRECQQQGLSLWVPFQNAATAVTNMYKESMEARQRSYDLGIQIGYQRRNKEVMAWVKKRRRTIRREDLISFLCGKNPPPRTTRAPPRGAMVAASRPPETGSSVETDLQPFREAIALHGLSGAMASISVRSSGPPPGSPTHPAVAPPHARRRNGLHDVDLNTFIAEEMALHLDSAANRKRGAAPCGDVITDSPTHKRNRML; from the exons ATGGAGGAAAGGAAGGAGGAGGGAGAAGCCGAGATCCAGGAGCACGGCCCCGAGCACTGGTTCTCCAAGTGGGAGCGCCAGTGCCTGGCCGCTGCCGAGCAGAGCGAGCCGCTGGGCGACGAGGAGACGGAGCAGAACCAACAGAAGCTGTGGCACCTCTTCCAGAACTCTGCCACGGCGGTGGCGCAGCTATACAAAG ACCGAGAATGTCAACAGCAAGGCCTTTCGCTCTGGGTGCCCTTCCAGAATGCGGCCACTGCCGTCACTAACATGTACAAAG AGAGCATGGAGGCGCGCCAGCGCAGCTACGACCTGGGGATCCAGATCGGCTACCAGCGCCGCAACAAAGAAGTGATGGCCTGGGTGAAGAAGCGCCGGAGAACCATCCGGCGAGAGGACCTCATCAGCTTCCTGTGCGGCAAGAACCCCCCTCCCAGGACGACTCGGGCCCCGCCCCGGGGAGCCATGGTGGCCGCCAGCCGGCCGCCCGAGACGGGCAGCTCCGTGGAGACGGACTTGCAGCCCTTCCGAGAGGCCATAGCCCTGCACG GTCTCAGCGGCGCCATGGCCAGCATCTCCGTGCGCTCGTCGGGCCCGCCGCCCGGCTCGCCCACCCACCCGGCGGTGGCGCCCCCCCACGCCAGGCGCCGCAACGGCCTTCACGACGTGGACCTGAACACCTTCATTGCCGAGGAAATGGCCCTCCACCTGGATTCGGCCGCCAACCGCAAGCGGGGCGCCGCCCCTTGCGGCGACGTCATCACGGACTCGCCCACGCATAAACGCAACCGGATGCTCTGA
- the abcg2b gene encoding broad substrate specificity ATP-binding cassette transporter ABCG2b isoform X1, with translation MSKERQDVFALDDYVQERGPTLTFSNLHYCIPESRWCRKKRPEKYILNDVSDIMRPGMNAIMGATGSGKTSLLDVIAGRKDPAGLRQGTILVNGKVVTSDLRLTSAYVVQDDILMGTLTVRENLRFSANLRLDPRRHSSADKRARVDAILDELGLNDCADTKIGTEFLRGVSGGERKRCSIGMELITSPALLFLDEPTTGLDSNTANCIIRLLHKLSRQGKTVIFSIHQPRFSIFRCFDHLTLMHKGQVVYAGPAQRTLQYFTDLGYQIESFDNPADFFMDITNGEAKSTLEEMNTTGERKNVLAVKYLQSQLCQDVLRELDRISLGVAGEVKGREEAADYATSFLYQMRVLCGRTALNSLRNPQTSYAQLALNIFFAVLVGLIYFQIPLTLPEALQNRSGAFFFLIINMVFGNLSAVELFINERAIFIHENSSGYYRTSVYFLSKILADLIPNRMIPIFIFSAIAYYMMGLKSALVAFLRFALTMSLVSLAGVSLAFLVSASVSSFAMANILIALPFVFMMVFGGYLVNLNAMLSWLSWLKWVSIFRYGLNAAFINEMAGQVFYSNTTTVPGELFLWSLDIDYSTWGFWQNQVALLGIIVVCMVLAYVQLRRINRWK, from the exons ATGAGCAAGGAGCGGCAGGACGTGTTTGCCTTGGACGATTACGTCCAAGAACGAGGACCCACGCTGACCTTCAGCAACCTGCACTACTGCATCCCGGAGAGCAGGTGGTGTCGAAAGAAACGGCCGGAAAAATACATCCTCAACGATGTCAG CGACATCATGAGACCCGGGATGAACGCCATCATGGGCGCCACAGGAAGCGGCAAAACATC GCTCCTGGATGTCATCGCTGGGAGAAAAGATCCCGCCGGACTCCGGCAAGGAACCATCCTGGTGAATGGTAAAGTCGTGACCTCTGACCTTAGGCTCACTTCTGCATACGTGGTCCAG GATGACATTCTGATGGGAACGTTGACCGTGCGGGAGAACCTTCGCTTCAGCGCCAACCTGCGTCTGGACCCCCGACGCCACTCGTCTGCGGACAAGCGCGCACGAGTGGACGCCATCCTGGACGAGCTAGGCCTGAATGACTGCGCGGACACCAAG ATCGGGACAGAGTTTCTGCGTGGCGTGTCGGGCGGCGAGAGGAAGCGCTGCAGCATCGGGATGGAGCTCATCACCTCGCCCGCTCTCCTCTTCCTGGACGAGCCCACCACGGGCCTGGACTCCAACACGGCCAACTGCATCATCAGGCTCCTGCACAA aCTATCCCGGCAAGGCAAGACGGTCATCTTCTCCATCCACCAGCCGCGCTTCTCCATCTTCCGATGCTTCGACCACCTGACGCTGATGCACAAAGGCCAGGTGGTGTACGCCGGGCCGGCCCAGCGCACCCTCCAGTACTTCACCGACCTgg GCTACCAAATTGAGTCCTTCGACAACCCCGCTGACTTCTTCATGGACATCACCAACGGCGAAGCCAAGTCCACCCTTGAGGAAATGAATACAA CAGGTGAGCGCAAGAACGTGCTAGCCGTCAAGTATTTGCAGTCGCAGCTGTGCCAAGACGTGCTGCGCGAGCTGGACCGCATCAGCCTGGGCGTGGCCGGCGAGGTCAAAGGTCGGGAAGAGGCGGCCGATTACGCCACTTCCTTCCTCTACCAG ATGCGCGTGCTGTGCGGCAGGACGGCGCTGAACTCGCTCAGGAACCCGCAGACGTCGTACGCTCAGCTGGCGCTCAACATTTTCTTCGCCGTCCTGGTGGGCCTCATTTATTTCCAAATACCCTTAACCCTGCCCGAAGCTTTGCAGAACAG GAGCGGCGCGTTCTTCTTCCTCATCATCAACATGGTGTTTGGGAATCTTTCGGCCGTGGAGCTCTTCATCAACGAGAGGGCCATCTTCAT CCATGAAAACTCCAGCGGCTACTACCGCACGTCTGTCTACTTCCTGTCCAAGATCCTCGCTGACCTCATTCCCAATCGCATGATTCCCATCTTTATCTTTTCCGCCATTGCCTACTACATGATGG GACTGAAGTCAGCGTTGGTGGCCTTCCTGCGTTTTGCGCTGACCATGTCGCTGGTCAGCCTGGCGGGGGTCAGCTTGGCCTTCCTGGTGTCGGCCAGCGTCTCATCCTTCGCCATGGCCAACATCCTCATCGCGCTCCCCTTCGTCTTCATGATG GTGTTTGGCGGCTACCTGGTCAACCTCAACGCCATGCTGAGCTGGCTCTCTTGGCTCAAGTGGGTCAGCATCTTCAGATACGGACTCAAC GCCGCGTTCATCAACGAGATGGCGGGACAGGTGTTTTACAGCAACACCACCAC CGTCCCGGGCGAGCTCTTCCTCTGGAGTCTGGACATCGACTACTCCACGTGGGGCTTCTGGCAGAACCAGGTGGCCCTTCTTGGGATCATCGTGGTCTGCATGGTCCTGGCCTACGTCCAGTTGCGCAGGATCAACCGATGGAAGTGA
- the abcg2b gene encoding broad substrate specificity ATP-binding cassette transporter ABCG2b isoform X2, with the protein MSKERQDVFALDDYVQERGPTLTFSNLHYCIPESRWCRKKRPEKYILNDVSDIMRPGMNAIMGATGSGKTSLLDVIAGRKDPAGLRQGTILVNGKVVTSDLRLTSAYVVQDDILMGTLTVRENLRFSANLRLDPRRHSSADKRARVDAILDELGLNDCADTKIGTEFLRGVSGGERKRCSIGMELITSPALLFLDEPTTGLDSNTANCIIRLLHKLSRQGKTVIFSIHQPRFSIFRCFDHLTLMHKGQVVYAGPAQRTLQYFTDLGYQIESFDNPADFFMDITNGEAKSTLEEMNTSERKNVLAVKYLQSQLCQDVLRELDRISLGVAGEVKGREEAADYATSFLYQMRVLCGRTALNSLRNPQTSYAQLALNIFFAVLVGLIYFQIPLTLPEALQNRSGAFFFLIINMVFGNLSAVELFINERAIFIHENSSGYYRTSVYFLSKILADLIPNRMIPIFIFSAIAYYMMGLKSALVAFLRFALTMSLVSLAGVSLAFLVSASVSSFAMANILIALPFVFMMVFGGYLVNLNAMLSWLSWLKWVSIFRYGLNAAFINEMAGQVFYSNTTTVPGELFLWSLDIDYSTWGFWQNQVALLGIIVVCMVLAYVQLRRINRWK; encoded by the exons ATGAGCAAGGAGCGGCAGGACGTGTTTGCCTTGGACGATTACGTCCAAGAACGAGGACCCACGCTGACCTTCAGCAACCTGCACTACTGCATCCCGGAGAGCAGGTGGTGTCGAAAGAAACGGCCGGAAAAATACATCCTCAACGATGTCAG CGACATCATGAGACCCGGGATGAACGCCATCATGGGCGCCACAGGAAGCGGCAAAACATC GCTCCTGGATGTCATCGCTGGGAGAAAAGATCCCGCCGGACTCCGGCAAGGAACCATCCTGGTGAATGGTAAAGTCGTGACCTCTGACCTTAGGCTCACTTCTGCATACGTGGTCCAG GATGACATTCTGATGGGAACGTTGACCGTGCGGGAGAACCTTCGCTTCAGCGCCAACCTGCGTCTGGACCCCCGACGCCACTCGTCTGCGGACAAGCGCGCACGAGTGGACGCCATCCTGGACGAGCTAGGCCTGAATGACTGCGCGGACACCAAG ATCGGGACAGAGTTTCTGCGTGGCGTGTCGGGCGGCGAGAGGAAGCGCTGCAGCATCGGGATGGAGCTCATCACCTCGCCCGCTCTCCTCTTCCTGGACGAGCCCACCACGGGCCTGGACTCCAACACGGCCAACTGCATCATCAGGCTCCTGCACAA aCTATCCCGGCAAGGCAAGACGGTCATCTTCTCCATCCACCAGCCGCGCTTCTCCATCTTCCGATGCTTCGACCACCTGACGCTGATGCACAAAGGCCAGGTGGTGTACGCCGGGCCGGCCCAGCGCACCCTCCAGTACTTCACCGACCTgg GCTACCAAATTGAGTCCTTCGACAACCCCGCTGACTTCTTCATGGACATCACCAACGGCGAAGCCAAGTCCACCCTTGAGGAAATGAATACAA GTGAGCGCAAGAACGTGCTAGCCGTCAAGTATTTGCAGTCGCAGCTGTGCCAAGACGTGCTGCGCGAGCTGGACCGCATCAGCCTGGGCGTGGCCGGCGAGGTCAAAGGTCGGGAAGAGGCGGCCGATTACGCCACTTCCTTCCTCTACCAG ATGCGCGTGCTGTGCGGCAGGACGGCGCTGAACTCGCTCAGGAACCCGCAGACGTCGTACGCTCAGCTGGCGCTCAACATTTTCTTCGCCGTCCTGGTGGGCCTCATTTATTTCCAAATACCCTTAACCCTGCCCGAAGCTTTGCAGAACAG GAGCGGCGCGTTCTTCTTCCTCATCATCAACATGGTGTTTGGGAATCTTTCGGCCGTGGAGCTCTTCATCAACGAGAGGGCCATCTTCAT CCATGAAAACTCCAGCGGCTACTACCGCACGTCTGTCTACTTCCTGTCCAAGATCCTCGCTGACCTCATTCCCAATCGCATGATTCCCATCTTTATCTTTTCCGCCATTGCCTACTACATGATGG GACTGAAGTCAGCGTTGGTGGCCTTCCTGCGTTTTGCGCTGACCATGTCGCTGGTCAGCCTGGCGGGGGTCAGCTTGGCCTTCCTGGTGTCGGCCAGCGTCTCATCCTTCGCCATGGCCAACATCCTCATCGCGCTCCCCTTCGTCTTCATGATG GTGTTTGGCGGCTACCTGGTCAACCTCAACGCCATGCTGAGCTGGCTCTCTTGGCTCAAGTGGGTCAGCATCTTCAGATACGGACTCAAC GCCGCGTTCATCAACGAGATGGCGGGACAGGTGTTTTACAGCAACACCACCAC CGTCCCGGGCGAGCTCTTCCTCTGGAGTCTGGACATCGACTACTCCACGTGGGGCTTCTGGCAGAACCAGGTGGCCCTTCTTGGGATCATCGTGGTCTGCATGGTCCTGGCCTACGTCCAGTTGCGCAGGATCAACCGATGGAAGTGA
- the LOC133151357 gene encoding proline-rich protein 18-like encodes MARDARKYLASFFSTPFRRKTQLLAYLFLCVSKMPFIPPVCVAGGKAEGKAEEGKAEGEAAPLKESASVKERLVSNLKQLGKKSRLPAAAKELSEPRKKGVSSRGGLPESLPASRTGESSAKSRQVRPRGKARPEETRFTLTLTPEAVLLLQRRSNSSSTKAVSGSVPDSRRARRGLQSAPSHGRAAALVRTRSDVSSMVKVSLLNEHHRYDDVEYEDEGDGQVDQRVVLKCTEWLQGLENVPVGRRKRAGAKSS; translated from the exons ATGGCCCGGGATGCTCGCAAGTACCTGGCCTCCTTCTTCTCAACGCCCTTCCGGCGGAAGACCCAGCTGCTGGCCTACTTGTTTCTGTGCGTGTCCAAGATGCCCTTCATCCCGCCCGTGTGTGTGGCGGGCGGCAAGGCAGAGGGCAAGGCGGAGGAGGGCAAGGCGGAGGGTGAGGCGGCGCCCCTGAAAGAAAGCGCTTCAGTGAAGGAGCGCTTGGTGTCCAACCTCAAGCAGCTGGGCAAGAAGAGCCGCCTGCCCGCAGCCGCCAAGGAGCTGTCGGAGCCCAGGAAGAAGGGCGTCTCGTCGCGCGGGGGGCTGCCAGAGAGCCTCCCCGCCTCCAGGACCGGGGAATCCTCGGCCAAGTCCCGTCAG GTGAGGCCCCGAGGCAAAGCCCGACCGGAGGAAACCCGTTTCACGCTGACCCTGACTCCCGAGGCGGTCCTGCTGCTTCAGCgacgcagcaacagcagcagcacgaAGGCTGTTTCCGGAAGCGTCCCGGACTCCAGGCGAGCCAGGCGGGGCCTCCAGTCGGCGCCGTCCCACGGCCGGGCGGCGGCGCTGGTCAGGACTCGCTCCGACGTGAGCTCCATGGTGAAGGTGTCGCTGCTGAACGAGCATCACCGCTACGACGACGTGGAGTACGAGGACGAGGGCGACGGCCAGGTGGATCAGCGCGTGGTGCTCAAGTGCACCGAGTGGCTGCAGGGGCTGGAGAACGTGCCCGTCGGGCGCAGGAAGAGGGCCGGGGCCAAGAGCTCTTGA